The Algoriphagus sp. TR-M9 genome has a window encoding:
- a CDS encoding BlaI/MecI/CopY family transcriptional regulator — MSKPTESELEILSLLWEMKQASVRQIHEKLAETKDTGYTTTLKTMQIMHTKGMLTRNESQRTHIYSPATNQKETQKSLLKNLVTTAFGGSAQKLVMQALGQENPSKEELDEIRAFLDQLETKER, encoded by the coding sequence ATGAGTAAGCCTACCGAATCAGAATTAGAAATACTTTCCCTATTGTGGGAAATGAAACAAGCAAGTGTCCGGCAAATCCACGAAAAGCTGGCAGAAACCAAAGACACGGGCTACACCACTACCCTGAAGACCATGCAGATCATGCATACCAAAGGAATGCTGACCCGAAACGAGTCTCAGCGGACGCATATCTATAGCCCGGCTACCAATCAAAAAGAAACTCAAAAGTCACTACTGAAAAACTTGGTAACGACTGCATTTGGAGGATCGGCCCAGAAGCTCGTCATGCAGGCCCTGGGGCAGGAAAACCCTTCGAAAGAAGAGTTAGATGAAATACGCGCATTTTTAGACCAACTAGAAACCAAAGAAAGATGA